The proteins below come from a single Portunus trituberculatus isolate SZX2019 chromosome 34, ASM1759143v1, whole genome shotgun sequence genomic window:
- the LOC123512544 gene encoding uncharacterized protein LOC123512544 encodes MADEDKPKTAFSFGQGLWQFNVMSFGLCNAPGCFERLMERVLDGLQWKTALVYLDDVIVFGGTFEQELTRLEEVLQRLRKANLKLSPKKCFLFQLEVPFQGHVVSQEGVRTDPQKVAAVADWPVLSSVAEVRSYLGLCTYYRRFVPDFATVAAPLHRLTRKGAHFQWDEACQAAFEGLKKALTEAPVLPYPDPKLPYLLDTDASAEGVGTVLSQLLAVVKALEHFHPYLYGAEFTVRTDHAALQWLKSLKVPEGQLARWLDRLEQFNYRVVHRPGRVHGKADALSRRPCEAGCSHCFAKEPDALRPRRHEADSPGAPSDLTCRRLRVPAGAAECDERWRAAQRMDPDLAPIVRWLEAGGERPGWIEVAAESPATKCLADQWEALRVDERGVLVKRWEAAGGVRSDAWLVVVPRALRAEVLKELHGVVTSGHVGEWRTLHRLRQRCYWVSMRSDVREWCRACAVCSAKKGPARRNRAPLQLYTVGAPMERVAVDIAGPFPVTPRGNRYIYVVMDYFTKWPKAYALPNHEAETVAEVLVSEFFPRFGVPAELHSDQGREFESRVFSECCTLLGIQKTRTTPLHPQSDGMVERFNRTLLQQLAKYCRAGQDDWDESVVDIFCHLESRREFCTAFVFLRNGQTNCNNHSFRSGMDSQLFLYFWVVSLMSGRVQHCRNSY; translated from the exons ATGGCGGATGAGGACAAGCCAAAAACAGCCTTCTCGTTCGGGCAGGGGCTGTGGCAGTTCAACGTCATGTCCTTCGGCCTTTGCAATGCCCCTGGCTGTTTTGAGCGCCTCATGGAACGGGTGCTGGACGGACTGCAGTGGAAAACGGCCCTTGTATACCTGGACGACGTCATCGTGTTCGGGGGCACCTTCGAGCAGGAGCTGACGCGGCTGGAGGAGGTTCTGCAGCGCCTGAGGAAGGCTAATCTCAAGCTCAGCCCGAAGAAGTGCTTCCTGTTCCAGCTTGAGGTGCCATTCCAGGGGCACGTGGTGAGCCAGGAGGGCGTGCGCACGGACCCGCAGAAGGTGGCGGCAGTGGCAGACTGGCCGGTCCTTTCCAGTGTGGCTGAGGTGCGGAGTTACCTGGGCCTGTGCACCTATTACCGCCGCTTCGTGCCTGACTTCGCCACAGTGGCTGCCCCTCTGCACCGCCTCACCAGAAAAGGGGCACACTTCCAGTGGGACGAGGCATGTCAGGCCGCGTTCGAGGGCCTGAAGAAGGCGCTGACGGAGGCGCCGGTGCTGCCTTATCCTGACCCGAAGCTGCCATACCTATTGGATACCGATGCCAGTGCTGAAGGCGTCGGGACGGTCCTGTCACAG CTGCTAGCAGTAGTGAAGGCGCTGGAACACTTCCATCCCTACCTCTACGGCGCTGAGTTCACTGTCCGCACCGATCACGCCGCTCTGCAGTGGTTGAAGTCGCTGAAGGTGCCGGAGGGACAGTTAGCGCGGTGGCTGGACCGGTTGGAGCAGTTCAACTACCGCGTCGTGCACCGGCCTGGGCGTGTGCATGGCAAAGCTGACGCCCTGAGCCGACGCCCGTGTGAGGCAGGTTGCTCACACTGCTTTGCTAAGGAGCCAGACGCCCTTCGTCCACGCCGGCATGAGGCCGACTCACCTGGCGCCCCTTCAGACCTCACATGCCGTCGCTTGCGGGTGCCTGCAGGTGCCGCTGAGTGCGATGAGCGGTGGCGGGCGGCGCAGCGCATGGACCCCGATCTCGCACCCATTGTCCGCTGGCTGGAGGCTGGTGGCGAACGGCCTGGCTGGATAGAAGTGGCAGCGGAGAGCCCTGCCACTAAGTGCTTGGCTGACCAGTGGGAGGCGTTGCGAGTGGACGAGCGGGGAGTGTTGGTGAAGCGCTGGGAAGCTGCTGGGGGTGTGAGGAGCGATGCGTGGCTAGTGGTGGTGCCCCGTGCCTTACGTGCTGAGGTGTTGAAAGAGCTGCACGGGGTAGTGACGAGCGGTCATGTGGGTGAGTGGCGCACGTTACACCGTCTCCGCCAACGCTGCTACTGGGTGAGCATGCGAAGTGACGTGCGTGAGTGGTGCAGGGCGTGTGCCGTGTGTAGTGCTAAGAAGGGGCCCGCCCGCAGAAACCGTGCTCCGTTGCAGTTGTACACAGTGGGAGCGCCCATGGAGCGAGTGGCTGTTGATATAGCCGGGCCGTTTCCCGTTACGCCCCGTGGAAATCGTTATATATATGTGGTCATGGATTATTTTACAAAGTGGCCTAAAGCGTATGCGCTCCCGAACCATGAGGCAGAGACGGTGGCAGAAGTGTTAGTGAGTGAATTCTTCCCCCGTTTTGGTGTGCCAGCCGAGCTGCACAGTGACCAGGGCCGGGAATTCGAGTCTCGTGTTTTCAGCGAGTGTTGCACTCTGCTGGGGATACAGAAGACTCGGACCACGCCTCTCCACCCCCAGAGTGACGGGATGGTGGAAAGGTTCAACCGGACCCTTCTGCAGCAGCTAGCGAAGTACTGCAGGGCGGGGCAGGACGATTGGGAC GAATCTGTAGTGGACATTTTCTGTCATTTAGAGTCTCGTAGAGAGTTTTGTACAGCATTTGTCTTTTTGAGGAATGGCCAAACCAATT GTAATAACCACTCCTTCAGATCTGGCATGGATTCCCAgctctttctgtatttctggGTGGTTAGCCTCATGTCTGGGCGCGTTCAACACTGCAGGAACAGTTATTAA